Proteins encoded together in one Triticum dicoccoides isolate Atlit2015 ecotype Zavitan chromosome 7B, WEW_v2.0, whole genome shotgun sequence window:
- the LOC119336533 gene encoding auxin-responsive protein SAUR71-like — translation MKRLLSRLSRVAVADACAAAAYQPLRPDAAAKDSSTAATSSSSFFDARRLGRGARLSEGYVPVCVGEEGGPVERFAVRAELLGQPAFKALLRRAAQEYGYGHPGALRIPCAVANFCRVLLGLSDPGCQATDDDDSALYY, via the coding sequence ATGAAGCGCCTCCTCAGCCGGCTCTCCCGCGTGGCCGTGGCAgacgcctgcgccgccgccgcgtacCAGCCGCTCCGGCCCGACGCGGCCGCGAAGGACTCCTCCACGGCAGCTACGTCCTCGTCCTCTTTCTTCGACGCGCGAAGGCTTGGGCGGGGCGCGAGGTTGTCGGAGGGGTACGTGCCGGTGTGCGTCGGCGAGGAGGGCGGCCCCGTGGAGCGCTTCGCCGTGCGGGCCGAGCTCCTGGGCCAGCCGGCGTTCAAGGCCCTGCTCCGGCGCGCCGCACAGGAGTACGGCTACGGCCACCCGGGTGCGCTCCGCATCCCCTGCGCCGTGGCCAACTTCTGCCGCGTCCTCCTCGGCCTCTCCGACCCCGGCTGCCAGGCCACCGACGACGACGACTCTGCGCTCTACTACTAG